The sequence AGGACATTTCTTACAATCATCTAGTATTTTTTTTGTACCCCTGACTCTGTACCCATTTTGTTCTTTGAAAAAGAGccacatttttgtgttttgagtCTACTTTGATGTACTGAGGCTGGAAGTTctgtgtgtttaaaaaataaaataaaaaattatagctTAACAATAAAGAACTAAGCTTATCATCACCCAGAGGGTGCAAAAACACAGCCCAGGGTCTCATAGACTATCTGTACTTCAATGGATCTAAATAAGTGCCATCTTTCTCTCCCCACCCCCTTTTTGCTCTCAGGTGGCATTCACACTGGACTCTCAATTATCTGATTCTGGCTGGCAAGAGAGAAAAAAGCAACTTGGAACATCTGCGGAACACATCAACGGAAAGCTGTCACCAGGTGGGCTATATGTTGTGGCATTGGGGAGGGGGCCAGAGGACTTCTTCATGCCCACAGGCGTCTCCTGTCTACAAGGGGAATGATCTGGAGTACTGCACTCAGGCCTATCATTAGGCCATTGGAGCCCATGCTTAGGAATGGATAACTTTGCCACTGAATGTTGCAGTTCtactaaacaatttttggaaTAACTACAAAGtaccatttatttgctttttaagattgattttctttgtcatttttatataaatatgtctttatagcATTGATTGATTTTAAGTGACAAAAGTTATCACATAAACAGACTTTCCAATTTATGAATAAACATAGACCATGGCAGCAACCTATCGCATCGTGGTCAGCAGTATAAACTGTTACAACAGTGTAGTAATTGACCGCCGTGTCCAGCACACTGTACACTACTGTAATGGACCCTGTGGTGCTCTAAAACATGGAATTAACTGCACAGTGGCTCACAGGAGCACTTGTGCTGAGCTTCTTGATGCCCACATGTCCAGACCTTGCTCTGACCGGCCCATCATCATTCATGAGTCAAAAACTATGGAGAATGGGAACTCCGGGTCTGGTTCCTTCTGTGATGACTATCACCAGGTCATCCCCAGAGCCAAGAAAGGATTAACAATCCAAAGCTCAGCCAGCCTCAAGGATATTACTGGTGAGGCCATTAACCTTGCCAGTGGGAAAATCAAAGAGTTTTCGTTTGAGAAGATCAAGTACTCCTCCAGCCACGTGACTTTCAGAAAGGGTCGTAAGGTTAGGCCAGATTCCTTCAGCAGAAGGTCTACTGATCTTGACATCATCTACGGCCAATTCACAGGCAATGATGAGAACTGTCCTCCATTCGGGCTATTTCAGAAGTCTGTACTAGAAGAGAATAAGCTGAGTCGCAGTGCGTCTTTGGAGCAGAACTTAAACAATGTGGCCACGCTCTACCTAAACAGCCTCACCGAGGAGAACTTAATATCTCGTATACTGGAGAAAACCAAGACAGACAGCAGTGCCTCAGGAGAAGATATTAAAGCCTGTCTGGACATTCTCCTCAAGTGCTCAGAGGATCTGAAGAAGTGCACGGACATCATCAAGCAATGTATCAAACGAAAGTCTATTGGTGAAAGCAGTGATGACTCAAGTAACCCTGAGgccatttataaaaatgtgatgGCACGTCTGTCCAATTATCTGAAGAGGCTTCCTCTTGAGTTGGAACAGGGGCAAACTGGGAGGCAAGAACACAGTGAGCTTGCTGAACTAGTCAGCAGCATACATGGGTTGCAACAAATCCCCTTTTCCCCCATCTTTGGCAATGAGCAGCCTCCGCGTTACGAGGACGTTGTTCACTTCCCTCCGCCCTCAAAGCCTCGGGTGAAATCTTCCCAGCCAGAACCTCAAGAAGGCTCTAGGGATCTTGCTGGCAATGTGAACCCCATGCAGAGCCTCCCTGGTTTGATAGCACGCACATCTCCATCAACTAATGATTTTCAGAATGGCAGCTTGCCTTCAGCCTCCAGTAGCAGCTCAACACCTTTTATCTGCCACCACACAGTCTCAAACAGCCGACTGGATACTTTCTGTTCCACAAATTCGCTCTTGTCTAACAGTAGTGAAAGCCTTTGTAAAGATGCTATGGAGGCTTTGTATATTGAGGAGGAGGAAGCAGATGTGGGAAGGATGCAGGACAGGACAGTGAAAGGGGATGGGAAGCACAGCTGTAGTCTATCAGAGTCCAGACAGTACTCCAAAAGACCCACTGGCTACTCTGAGCCTGGTGTTAGTGTTTCAGATAAACACCCTGAGCTTAGCAGAAATGGAACTGCATTCAAGCCTAAAAATGACTTGCTTGTCAATCAGATATATTTGCCAAAAAGCACAGATTCCAGACCATTCTCAAAGTCAACCTCGCACACTACTAAAGGAGGGACTGATGACATTGATAAACTGCTAATGGACCTTGAGTGTCTTTCCCATAACATGCAAAAGGAGCCTCCACTGCCCCCTAAACTTAAGAACTTAAGAACCCAGCAGATAAGCTCCCCCCAGCACCAGCATATGATTGGTAACTCTAAAGATCTACCTATAGCAAGTTCTTCTGGCCACTCAGTGGACAAGCACTCTGAGCCAGAAGTTGAGGCCAGTAACGAGGATGATGGAGCACTGCTACTCAGGATTCTTGAGAGCATTGAGAGCTTTGCTCAAGAGCTGGTGGAGAGTGGAGCTGGGAGAGGCACTCAGTCTAAGGAACGAGAGGTGATGCGTCTTCTCCAGGATACACTGGCCAGCACCAAAGCAGAGGTTACTCCAGACCCAGTGCCAGTACCTTCATCAGAGAATGCACAAACAACTCCCTCAAGTGCATCTGCAGCCATACCTACCCCTGCTCCTAATGTGAGGGACACAGGCTCAACGCTTCTCATCCAACAGACACCCGAAATTATCAGGGTGAGTTCAGCTTAACCAGGTCTATGTATATAGATAGTTTTTGAAATCCTGCcacattaaaatagtatttcTTTCTGCTTGATATGGCCCAGGTGAGCATTAGTAAAATTGAAAATCAATTTGACTATTTTCTGAAGCAAAGAATTATAGCCTCCATAAATGGTAAACCATACATACAATTCCCTTTTTGGAATATTGTCCTATATACATGAACTGGGGCAAGGGTTACTCTAGgagaaatgaaataaatgatcagtaataaGCAGTAATGGGACTACCtgtaacatacagtactgtgcaaaagt comes from Xyrauchen texanus isolate HMW12.3.18 chromosome 9, RBS_HiC_50CHRs, whole genome shotgun sequence and encodes:
- the LOC127649559 gene encoding serine/threonine-protein phosphatase 2A regulatory subunit B'' subunit alpha-like isoform X1, with the translated sequence MAATYRIVVSSINCYNSVVIDRRVQHTVHYCNGPCGALKHGINCTVAHRSTCAELLDAHMSRPCSDRPIIIHESKTMENGNSGSGSFCDDYHQVIPRAKKGLTIQSSASLKDITGEAINLASGKIKEFSFEKIKYSSSHVTFRKGRKVRPDSFSRRSTDLDIIYGQFTGNDENCPPFGLFQKSVLEENKLSRSASLEQNLNNVATLYLNSLTEENLISRILEKTKTDSSASGEDIKACLDILLKCSEDLKKCTDIIKQCIKRKSIGESSDDSSNPEAIYKNVMARLSNYLKRLPLELEQGQTGRQEHSELAELVSSIHGLQQIPFSPIFGNEQPPRYEDVVHFPPPSKPRVKSSQPEPQEGSRDLAGNVNPMQSLPGLIARTSPSTNDFQNGSLPSASSSSSTPFICHHTVSNSRLDTFCSTNSLLSNSSESLCKDAMEALYIEEEEADVGRMQDRTVKGDGKHSCSLSESRQYSKRPTGYSEPGVSVSDKHPELSRNGTAFKPKNDLLVNQIYLPKSTDSRPFSKSTSHTTKGGTDDIDKLLMDLECLSHNMQKEPPLPPKLKNLRTQQISSPQHQHMIGNSKDLPIASSSGHSVDKHSEPEVEASNEDDGALLLRILESIESFAQELVESGAGRGTQSKEREVMRLLQDTLASTKAEVTPDPVPVPSSENAQTTPSSASAAIPTPAPNVRDTGSTLLIQQTPEIIRIQPEKKPGTPPPTLAPAPSSPTPRPPSPPPAKAVITTPPSSINIPRFYFPKGLPNCAANYDEAIAKIEAAFTEFEEEKADIYEMGKIAKACGCPLYWKASLFICAGGERTGFVSVHSFIATWRKLLHSCYDDASKFVYLLAKPGCHYLEQEDFIPLLQDIVDTHPGLTFLKDAPEFHSRYITTVIQRIFYTVNRSWTGKINMTELRRSNFLQTLALLEEEDDVNQITDYFSYEHFYVIYCKFWELDTDHDLFIDPKDLARYNDHASSSRVIERLFSGSVTRGNSVQREGRMSYAEFVWFLISEEDKKNHTSIEYWFRCMDMDGDGILSMYELEFFYEEQCERMEGMGIEPLPFQDLLCQMLDLVKPECPGKITLRDLKRCRMAHIFYDTFFNLEKYLDHEQRDPFAVQKDLDSDGPEPSDWDKYAAEEYEILVAEETANEQIREGSFDDDYESDEHMVSSDFGNKMDKLVISDLSA